From the genome of Elusimicrobium sp., one region includes:
- a CDS encoding metal ABC transporter permease — protein MITEFLSYGFVQRGLLAGSLVAAACALLGVFLVLKRLSLIGDGMSHVCLTGVAAALLTAMNPVYVSIPVVMISSLGIMKLARKFRIYGDAAIGIVSAAGLSVGLLLTALAGGFNTDLLGYLFGSILTVTCTEVMLCVVLLLGVLAGLFIFYRELVVTCFDEPFACTRGVPAEWLNAGLVMITSVAVVLAFKVVGIFLISALIIIPPVSALLVSRTFKQVLWRAVLFGVGSVWGGVYASFVFNIPSGATIIFINLLFLCGSYVYSKLGDGNAR, from the coding sequence ATGATAACCGAGTTTTTGAGTTACGGTTTTGTGCAACGCGGGTTACTGGCGGGGAGTTTGGTGGCGGCCGCGTGCGCGTTATTGGGGGTGTTTTTGGTACTCAAACGCCTGTCACTTATCGGGGACGGCATGAGCCATGTTTGTTTGACGGGTGTAGCGGCGGCTTTGCTGACGGCTATGAACCCTGTTTATGTGTCTATTCCGGTGGTGATGATTTCTTCTTTAGGTATTATGAAATTGGCCCGAAAATTCAGGATTTACGGGGATGCCGCTATCGGTATTGTCAGCGCGGCGGGGCTTTCGGTAGGGCTTTTGTTGACTGCCTTGGCGGGTGGATTTAATACCGATTTGCTGGGGTACCTGTTTGGCAGTATTTTAACGGTAACATGCACGGAAGTAATGCTCTGTGTCGTTTTATTATTGGGTGTGTTAGCGGGGTTGTTTATTTTTTACCGCGAACTGGTGGTAACTTGTTTTGATGAGCCCTTTGCCTGCACGCGCGGCGTACCTGCCGAGTGGTTAAATGCAGGATTGGTAATGATTACTTCCGTAGCGGTGGTGCTGGCATTTAAGGTGGTGGGTATCTTTTTGATTTCCGCTCTTATTATTATCCCTCCGGTAAGCGCGCTGTTGGTCTCGCGTACTTTTAAGCAAGTCTTGTGGCGTGCGGTTCTTTTCGGGGTAGGTAGTGTGTGGGGCGGTGTGTATGCTTCGTTTGTGTTCAATATCCCGTCAGGTGCCACTATTATTTTTATCAATCTGCTTTTTCTGTGCGGCAGTTATGTGTACAGTAAATTAGGAGACGGCAATGCCCGCTAA
- the nth gene encoding endonuclease III: protein MPAKKKDISLLIDGLKQLYPEHIIPLHHKSAWELLCAVILSAQCTDARVNQITPHLFKKYPTVQHLAQADIKELEKIIHSAGFYHSKALSLIEMSKRLCEVYGGEVPQTMKELLTLRGVARKTANVMLGDYFKKPEGIVVDTHVKRLAFRLGLTRQTDPVKIEQDLIKQIPYEHWGWFSLALILHGRQVCNARKPECSRCTLANICPKKNVETMA, encoded by the coding sequence ATGCCCGCTAAAAAAAAGGATATTTCCCTTCTCATTGACGGTTTGAAGCAGCTATATCCCGAGCATATTATTCCCCTGCATCACAAAAGCGCTTGGGAACTGTTGTGTGCGGTTATCCTCTCGGCCCAATGCACGGACGCGCGCGTCAATCAAATTACCCCGCATTTATTCAAAAAATATCCTACGGTGCAACACTTGGCGCAGGCGGATATAAAAGAATTGGAAAAAATTATTCACTCGGCGGGTTTTTATCACAGCAAAGCCCTGTCGTTAATAGAAATGTCCAAACGGTTGTGTGAAGTGTACGGCGGGGAAGTGCCGCAAACAATGAAGGAACTTCTCACCTTGCGCGGAGTCGCCCGCAAAACAGCCAATGTGATGTTGGGGGACTACTTTAAGAAACCCGAAGGAATTGTTGTGGACACCCATGTAAAAAGATTGGCTTTCCGTTTGGGTCTTACCCGCCAAACCGACCCCGTAAAAATTGAGCAAGATTTAATTAAACAAATTCCCTACGAACACTGGGGTTGGTTTTCCTTGGCTCTTATTCTGCACGGCCGGCAAGTGTGTAACGCACGCAAGCCGGAATGTTCCCGTTGCACATTGGCAAACATTTGCCCCAAAAAAAATGTAGAAACTATGGCCTAA
- a CDS encoding sodium ion-translocating decarboxylase subunit beta, whose product MQALNQIWQTTGIYSVTWQQLTMIAVCCFLLWLGIKKQFEPLLLVPIAFGGLLANIPMPPGEAIAGPNGFLGIVFNFGINSGLFPLFIFMAVGAMTDFGPLIANPKMAILGGAAQFGIFATLIGAIALSYIHIGGDQLFAFGLKEAASIGIIGGADGPTSIYLTTRLAPDLLGAIAVAAYSYMALVPIIQPPIMKLLTTDAERKIRMSQLRPVSKREKILFPIVILLLCALLLPSAAPLIGALTFGNLVKESGVAERLSKTLQNEFCNIVTILLGLSVGSKLQADKFLTTETLGILFLGIIAFSVATASGVLLAKLMNCFSKTKINPLIGSAGVSAVPMAARVSNKVGLEYDKQNYLLMHAMGPNVAGVIGSAVAAGVLLALLGK is encoded by the coding sequence ATGCAAGCATTGAATCAAATCTGGCAAACCACAGGGATTTACTCTGTTACCTGGCAACAACTTACCATGATTGCGGTGTGTTGTTTCCTCTTGTGGCTGGGTATTAAAAAGCAATTTGAGCCGCTTTTGTTAGTTCCCATTGCATTTGGCGGCCTGTTAGCCAACATCCCCATGCCTCCGGGCGAAGCCATCGCCGGCCCCAACGGTTTTTTGGGCATTGTGTTTAACTTCGGTATTAACTCGGGCTTGTTTCCGCTCTTTATCTTCATGGCGGTAGGCGCCATGACGGACTTCGGCCCCTTAATTGCCAACCCGAAAATGGCCATTTTAGGCGGTGCGGCGCAGTTTGGTATTTTTGCCACGCTGATTGGCGCTATTGCCCTTAGTTATATTCATATCGGCGGGGACCAGTTGTTCGCCTTCGGCTTAAAAGAAGCGGCTTCTATCGGTATTATCGGCGGGGCGGACGGCCCTACCTCCATTTACCTCACCACGCGCTTGGCACCCGATTTGCTCGGGGCCATTGCCGTGGCGGCGTATTCCTATATGGCGTTAGTACCGATTATCCAACCGCCCATTATGAAGTTGCTTACTACGGACGCGGAACGCAAAATTCGTATGTCTCAATTGCGTCCCGTTTCCAAACGTGAAAAAATTCTGTTCCCGATTGTAATTCTTTTACTCTGTGCGTTACTCTTGCCGTCTGCCGCTCCGCTTATCGGTGCGCTTACCTTCGGCAACCTGGTAAAAGAATCGGGTGTGGCGGAACGCTTGTCCAAAACCTTGCAAAACGAATTTTGCAACATTGTAACCATTTTGCTCGGTTTGTCGGTCGGTTCCAAATTACAGGCAGACAAGTTCCTCACCACGGAAACCTTGGGTATTTTATTCCTCGGAATTATCGCCTTTTCTGTGGCCACCGCCTCGGGGGTGTTGCTTGCTAAACTAATGAACTGCTTTAGCAAAACCAAAATCAACCCGCTTATCGGTTCCGCCGGGGTATCCGCGGTTCCGATGGCTGCGCGCGTATCCAATAAAGTAGGGTTGGAATACGACAAACAAAACTACCTGTTGATGCACGCTATGGGCCCGAACGTGGCAGGCGTAATCGGCAGTGCAGTAGCGGCCGGTGTGCTACTGGCCTTGCTGGGAAAATAA
- a CDS encoding biotin attachment protein translates to MMKKVNFMLTAFRDGFQSVYGARVLTKDFMPAVEAARHAGINHMEFGGGARFQALYFYCNENAFDMMDTFRKTAGPDANLQTLARGVNVVGLESQSSDVIKAHAQLFKKHGTTTIRNFDALNDVNNLIYSGQCIHDAGLKHEVCVTMMSLAPGWDTTGKYHTAEFYEKVLRDILKSGVPFDSVCFKDASGTSTPKTVAETIAMARRVLPEGTKIVFHTHETAGNAIACCLEAIKAGADSLDLSMQPVSGGTCQPDILTMWHALRGTEYTLDIDPQKIQEAENVFKDCMSKYFLPPEATAVNPIIPFSPLPGGALTANTQMMRDNGTFDKFPEVVKAMGECVKLGGFGTSVTPVSQFYFQQAYSNVMSGPWKKITPGYGKMVLGYFGKTPVEPAAEVVKAASEQLGLEPTTKTPLEINDADPKKGLKVAEEKLKEAGLPVTEENAFIVATCADKGILYLKGEAKVNGIRWAEDAKKAAAPADGPVKVTVDGKAYEVAFEGNDTAVVNGKRYAIGVGAADAKTAATKPAGNGATVTAPMPGAVLRFSVKDGDSVAEGQEIIVLEAMKMETPVSAPAAGTIHFTVKQGDQVQTGHVLAEIK, encoded by the coding sequence ATTATGAAAAAAGTAAACTTTATGTTAACCGCTTTCCGCGACGGATTCCAATCTGTTTACGGGGCTCGCGTTCTTACCAAAGATTTTATGCCGGCCGTTGAAGCCGCCCGCCATGCCGGTATTAACCACATGGAATTTGGCGGCGGGGCCCGCTTCCAAGCGCTTTATTTCTATTGCAACGAAAATGCTTTTGATATGATGGACACCTTCCGCAAAACCGCCGGGCCGGATGCTAACCTGCAAACTCTCGCCCGCGGGGTAAACGTGGTAGGGTTGGAAAGCCAATCTTCCGATGTCATCAAAGCCCACGCCCAACTTTTCAAAAAACACGGCACCACCACGATTCGCAACTTTGATGCCTTAAACGATGTAAACAACCTCATCTATTCCGGTCAATGTATTCATGATGCGGGCTTGAAACACGAAGTCTGCGTAACCATGATGTCTTTGGCTCCGGGTTGGGACACCACCGGCAAATACCATACCGCCGAATTTTATGAAAAAGTCCTCCGCGATATTTTGAAATCGGGCGTACCGTTTGATTCCGTCTGCTTCAAAGACGCTTCCGGTACTTCTACCCCCAAAACCGTCGCGGAAACCATCGCCATGGCCCGCCGCGTACTTCCGGAAGGAACCAAAATCGTTTTCCACACACACGAAACCGCCGGCAACGCCATTGCCTGCTGTTTAGAAGCCATTAAAGCGGGTGCGGATTCTTTAGACCTTTCCATGCAACCTGTGTCCGGCGGTACCTGCCAACCCGATATTTTAACCATGTGGCACGCCTTGCGCGGTACCGAATACACCTTAGATATCGACCCTCAAAAAATTCAAGAAGCCGAAAATGTATTCAAGGACTGCATGAGCAAATACTTCTTGCCGCCGGAAGCCACCGCCGTCAACCCGATTATTCCGTTCTCTCCCTTGCCGGGCGGTGCGTTAACAGCCAACACCCAAATGATGCGCGACAACGGCACCTTTGACAAATTCCCCGAAGTGGTAAAAGCCATGGGTGAATGCGTGAAACTCGGCGGGTTCGGTACTTCCGTTACCCCGGTTTCTCAATTCTATTTCCAACAAGCCTACTCCAATGTAATGAGCGGCCCTTGGAAAAAAATTACTCCCGGTTACGGTAAAATGGTTCTCGGTTATTTCGGTAAAACCCCCGTGGAACCCGCTGCCGAAGTGGTAAAAGCCGCCAGTGAACAACTGGGCTTGGAACCCACCACCAAAACTCCGCTTGAAATCAACGATGCCGACCCGAAAAAAGGCCTCAAAGTAGCGGAAGAAAAATTGAAAGAAGCGGGCCTGCCCGTAACCGAAGAAAATGCTTTTATCGTAGCCACTTGTGCCGACAAAGGTATCTTGTATCTTAAAGGCGAAGCCAAAGTAAACGGTATCCGCTGGGCAGAAGATGCCAAAAAAGCCGCTGCTCCCGCGGACGGCCCCGTGAAAGTAACCGTGGACGGCAAAGCCTACGAAGTTGCTTTTGAAGGCAACGACACGGCTGTCGTCAACGGCAAACGCTATGCTATCGGTGTAGGCGCGGCCGATGCCAAAACCGCCGCTACCAAACCGGCAGGAAACGGCGCCACCGTTACGGCTCCCATGCCGGGTGCGGTGCTTCGCTTTAGCGTAAAAGACGGAGACAGCGTAGCCGAAGGCCAGGAAATCATCGTCTTGGAAGCCATGAAAATGGAAACCCCGGTTTCCGCTCCGGCCGCCGGCACGATTCACTTTACCGTCAAACAAGGCGACCAAGTACAAACCGGCCATGTATTGGCTGAAATTAAATAA
- a CDS encoding sodium pump decarboxylase subunit gamma, translating into MSADSLLMQSFNITAIGMGVVLSFLIIMIGIMKLLGVIVQAMEKYFPQEVAVAPGAAQDASLIAVAIAAAKKFQEK; encoded by the coding sequence ATGAGTGCAGATAGTTTATTGATGCAATCCTTCAACATAACCGCCATCGGTATGGGGGTTGTGCTTTCCTTCCTTATTATCATGATAGGAATTATGAAACTGCTTGGGGTAATTGTGCAGGCTATGGAAAAATACTTTCCGCAAGAAGTGGCCGTTGCACCGGGCGCCGCTCAAGACGCTTCTTTAATCGCCGTAGCCATTGCGGCCGCGAAAAAATTTCAAGAGAAATAA
- a CDS encoding biotin--[acetyl-CoA-carboxylase] ligase → MEHLVHFDELDSTNTYLKKNWESLPPDTVVVANKQTTGRGRYNRVWVSQEGGLYFSVLLQPTRQDFLPNLTQLMALCICQTLETAGLNPQLKWPNDVLINGQKICGILSEAVVKGSCIGAVVLGVGLNLSQEGLEQIDQPATSLKKLGINTEKEVLLQQILEYFWKGYSLLCESGFQTIRTAYKERSGFLGKEISVTNNDKTIFGLAEDISARGTLLLRTEKGLEEIYIGDVKV, encoded by the coding sequence ATGGAACACCTGGTGCATTTTGACGAGTTAGATTCTACCAATACTTACCTCAAAAAAAACTGGGAATCCTTGCCACCGGATACCGTCGTAGTAGCAAACAAACAAACCACGGGCCGCGGTCGCTACAACCGAGTGTGGGTATCCCAAGAAGGCGGCCTTTATTTTTCCGTTCTTTTACAACCGACCCGGCAAGATTTTTTGCCCAATCTTACCCAACTGATGGCACTTTGCATCTGCCAAACCTTAGAAACGGCAGGACTAAACCCGCAGTTAAAATGGCCCAACGATGTGCTAATTAACGGACAAAAAATTTGCGGTATTTTAAGCGAAGCCGTCGTGAAAGGTTCTTGTATAGGAGCCGTCGTTTTGGGCGTGGGGCTTAACTTATCCCAAGAAGGTTTGGAACAAATAGACCAACCCGCCACTTCACTTAAAAAACTGGGTATTAACACGGAAAAAGAAGTTCTTTTACAACAAATTTTAGAGTACTTTTGGAAGGGATATTCCCTCTTGTGCGAAAGCGGTTTTCAAACCATTCGCACCGCTTACAAAGAACGCTCCGGTTTCTTGGGCAAAGAAATCAGCGTTACAAATAACGATAAAACGATTTTCGGCCTGGCGGAAGACATTTCCGCACGCGGCACGCTTTTGTTGCGTACCGAAAAAGGCCTCGAAGAAATATACATAGGAGATGTTAAGGTATGA
- the pdxA gene encoding 4-hydroxythreonine-4-phosphate dehydrogenase PdxA: MKPLVFISAGDPLGIGPEVTVKSLKNPLVQQACSPVVIGEASSLLRAGFEEKLARFINIDACECLQDALPGPTRAGGLCSFKAVELGAKLARQSGFALVTAPISKQSWTLADIPYTGHTEFLREQGGKEGLMMFVSGKLRCALVTEHFAIADLSSAITKKRVFHTAREFVSALMRLGIENPRVAVAALNPHAGDNGKFGTEEKKILTPVIKQLQKKGIRIEGPFPSDSLWYAHAQGKYDGILCMYHDQALAPLKIAAKEPIVHITAGLKFLRTSPTHGTAFDIAGTNQADPSSMIAAILFAAVRGKKLLSY; the protein is encoded by the coding sequence ATGAAACCCCTTGTATTTATCAGCGCCGGAGATCCCCTCGGGATCGGGCCGGAAGTGACGGTGAAGTCACTTAAAAATCCACTCGTTCAGCAAGCGTGCTCCCCTGTGGTAATAGGAGAAGCGAGTTCTCTTTTACGGGCCGGCTTTGAAGAAAAATTGGCTCGTTTTATTAACATTGACGCGTGCGAGTGTCTGCAAGACGCCTTACCGGGCCCCACCCGGGCAGGCGGGCTTTGCTCGTTCAAGGCCGTAGAATTGGGTGCCAAACTGGCCCGACAGAGCGGCTTTGCCTTGGTAACCGCTCCTATTTCCAAACAAAGTTGGACTTTGGCCGATATTCCCTATACCGGGCACACGGAATTTTTGCGCGAACAAGGCGGCAAAGAAGGCCTGATGATGTTTGTGAGCGGGAAATTGCGGTGCGCGCTTGTAACCGAACACTTTGCCATTGCCGACTTATCTTCCGCCATTACCAAAAAACGAGTTTTTCATACAGCGCGGGAATTTGTATCCGCCTTAATGCGCCTGGGAATAGAAAACCCCCGAGTGGCGGTGGCCGCCTTAAACCCGCATGCCGGCGATAACGGCAAATTCGGCACGGAAGAAAAAAAGATTCTCACGCCTGTTATTAAACAACTTCAAAAAAAGGGTATTCGAATTGAAGGGCCTTTCCCGTCGGACAGTTTGTGGTATGCACACGCGCAGGGCAAGTATGACGGCATTTTGTGTATGTATCACGACCAAGCCCTCGCCCCTTTGAAAATTGCCGCCAAAGAGCCTATCGTACATATTACGGCAGGATTGAAATTTTTGCGTACTTCCCCCACTCACGGAACGGCTTTTGATATCGCCGGAACCAATCAAGCAGACCCCTCCAGCATGATAGCCGCCATTTTGTTTGCGGCCGTACGCGGAAAGAAACTGCTTTCTTATTAA